One Telluria mixta DNA window includes the following coding sequences:
- a CDS encoding AI-2E family transporter has translation MFGIDARTARVVWTAALVLAGLYGVFLVRTTLLVMLIAVLFSYLINPLFVLAQRVAAGRVPRTLLLCLVYLVVVGLVALAVGLFGNTVAAQATALAQQLPTLLDPATLERRLPLPHLLEPLRARLAAFLRDLLQGGSAEAMPFVRNLGFGLMHLAGNLIYVVVVPILSFLMILQAPVFDELLVAMRHRRNGGFWTDVLHGLNTVLSSYVRALALLSLATLVAYGLVLSLMGVPFALLLAAVAAVLEVIPVLGPLVAAAAIVGVALFSGYEHVGWIIVFIGGYRVFQDYMLSPWLMSEGVDVPPILVVFGLLAGEELAGVSGIFLSVPFLAALRMFVVQMRLHRTKITGTSTPGDANVL, from the coding sequence GTGTTCGGTATCGATGCGCGTACGGCCCGCGTGGTATGGACGGCCGCGCTGGTGCTTGCAGGGCTGTATGGCGTCTTTCTCGTGCGCACGACGCTGCTGGTGATGCTGATCGCCGTGCTGTTCAGCTACCTCATCAATCCGTTGTTCGTCCTGGCCCAGCGGGTCGCCGCCGGGCGGGTGCCGCGCACGCTGCTGCTGTGCCTCGTCTATCTCGTCGTGGTCGGGCTCGTCGCGCTGGCCGTCGGGCTGTTCGGCAACACGGTGGCCGCGCAGGCGACGGCACTCGCGCAACAGTTGCCGACCCTGCTCGATCCCGCCACGCTGGAGCGGCGCCTGCCGCTGCCCCACCTGCTCGAACCCCTGCGCGCGCGCCTCGCCGCGTTCCTGCGCGACCTGTTGCAGGGCGGCTCGGCGGAGGCGATGCCGTTCGTGCGCAACCTCGGCTTCGGGTTGATGCACCTGGCCGGCAACCTGATCTACGTCGTCGTCGTCCCGATCCTCAGTTTCCTGATGATCCTGCAGGCGCCCGTCTTCGACGAGCTGCTCGTGGCGATGCGCCACCGCCGCAACGGCGGCTTCTGGACGGACGTGCTGCACGGCCTGAACACGGTGCTGTCGAGCTATGTGCGGGCGCTGGCCCTGCTGTCGCTGGCGACGCTCGTTGCCTACGGTCTCGTGCTGTCGTTGATGGGGGTGCCGTTCGCGCTGCTTCTGGCCGCCGTCGCGGCCGTGCTGGAAGTGATTCCCGTGCTGGGCCCGCTCGTCGCGGCGGCGGCCATCGTGGGCGTCGCCCTGTTCAGCGGCTATGAGCACGTGGGCTGGATCATCGTCTTCATCGGCGGCTACCGCGTCTTCCAGGACTACATGCTGAGCCCCTGGCTGATGAGCGAGGGGGTGGACGTGCCGCCGATCCTCGTCGTGTTCGGCCTGCTCGCCGGCGAGGAACTGGCTGGCGTGTCCGGCATCTTTCTTTCCGTCCCATTCCTGGCCGCGCTGCGGATGTTTGTCGTGCAAATGCGCCTGCATCGAACCAAGATCACCGGCACGTCGACGCCCGGCGATGCAAACGTGTTGTAA
- a CDS encoding TonB-dependent receptor plug domain-containing protein, which translates to MRTPLQRTLINLAVASACGMLGAAHAQQTEPAQPPAPDTQAAPADQTAGTAPAVPEANVVRISGSRIAARGFTQPTPTTSLSSADLEKAAKPNLFNTLAELPALQGSTGRTTSTNSTSSGIQGLSSLSLRGLGTIRTLTLLDGQRVVGANVTGVTDVSQFPQLLVKRVDVVTGGASASYGSDAVGGVVNFITDKKFTGFKANVEGGQTKYHDDKSGTLQAAWGKGFMDDRLHATVSGEFSKENGIDSPGFGEVGAGGRTWYRNTVFQRRPLSQTTDGKPEYMAIDHAQQYQYAKYGLITNGPLQGTAFGDGGVPYKFNYGSNGVPTGTGQVTNCVNPFCVGGDLSGSVGAGTNLAMNFKRQVAYTRLSWDLDADNEIYFTANYAQVKSHFSPNPGAAKQANLTIQCDNPFLPASIAAACATNNIKSFQYGTANAIFPANINVHPTRTQRRFVVGADGKFNLFGKEWSYDAYAEHGENTTNINVHDITLNTRYNNAIDAVRDASGKIVCRNAVAAANGCVPLNIIGNNPVDPAAWGYIAPAAGPIQRTTQSQDVASANFNGEIWEGWAGPLSMATGAEWRREKYDVHGDPYGAGVSPDSIGGAAYPADPTLNSTVGNNWYAGNYHNGVGAYNVREAYVELNLPVLKSDTWGEANLNLADRQTKYSTAGSVSSWKIGATWKTPIDGLRFRAVSSKDVRAPNLSELFAAPVVVNNQVQYQGNTVSVQQRTVGNTKLRPEIARNNSFGIVLSQPSWAPGFSTSLDYYDIKVNDVISTLSIQQEVDLCVAGNQEICQAMVLNSPGNNYVTVQNFNLASLHLKGFDIESAYRTNLDKFSLPGRFTVRALATRTLHFITDSGVVGTIPSEGAGVNLGNTPKWKVLATQTWDGLLSDKLSLTLTERWFSDGKYSNEYIECQTSCPTSTLIHPTIYNNKMKGATYIDFGGSYNVSKQLMVYFKIDNLADRDPEPAPQANPSFAINPALYDVVGRTYRAGLRYNF; encoded by the coding sequence ATGCGTACACCACTGCAACGCACCCTCATCAACCTCGCCGTCGCCAGCGCCTGCGGCATGCTCGGCGCTGCCCATGCGCAGCAGACCGAACCTGCACAACCGCCCGCGCCAGACACGCAAGCGGCCCCGGCCGACCAGACCGCCGGTACCGCCCCCGCCGTCCCGGAAGCGAACGTCGTGCGCATTTCCGGCTCGCGCATCGCGGCCCGCGGCTTCACGCAGCCGACGCCCACGACGAGCCTGTCCAGCGCCGACCTGGAAAAGGCCGCCAAGCCGAACCTGTTCAACACGCTGGCCGAACTGCCGGCGCTGCAAGGCAGCACGGGCCGCACGACGAGCACCAACAGCACGTCGAGCGGCATCCAGGGTCTGAGCTCGCTGAGCCTGCGCGGCCTGGGCACGATCCGGACCCTGACCCTGCTCGACGGCCAGCGCGTCGTCGGCGCCAACGTCACGGGCGTGACGGACGTCAGCCAGTTCCCGCAACTGCTGGTGAAACGCGTGGACGTCGTGACGGGCGGCGCCTCGGCATCGTACGGTTCCGATGCGGTGGGCGGTGTCGTCAACTTCATCACCGACAAGAAATTCACGGGTTTTAAAGCGAACGTCGAGGGCGGCCAGACGAAATACCACGACGACAAGAGCGGCACCCTGCAGGCTGCCTGGGGCAAGGGCTTCATGGACGACCGCCTGCATGCGACCGTCAGCGGCGAGTTCAGCAAGGAAAACGGCATCGATTCGCCGGGCTTCGGCGAAGTGGGCGCGGGTGGCCGCACGTGGTACCGCAACACGGTGTTCCAGCGCCGCCCGCTGTCGCAGACCACCGACGGCAAGCCGGAATACATGGCCATCGACCATGCCCAGCAATACCAGTACGCGAAATACGGCCTGATCACGAACGGCCCGCTGCAGGGCACCGCGTTCGGCGACGGCGGCGTGCCGTACAAGTTCAACTACGGCTCGAACGGCGTGCCAACCGGCACCGGCCAGGTCACGAACTGCGTGAATCCGTTCTGCGTGGGCGGCGACCTCTCGGGCAGCGTGGGCGCGGGCACGAACCTCGCGATGAATTTCAAGCGGCAAGTCGCGTACACGCGCCTGTCGTGGGACCTCGACGCGGATAACGAGATCTATTTCACCGCCAACTATGCGCAGGTGAAATCGCACTTCTCGCCGAACCCGGGCGCGGCCAAGCAGGCCAACCTGACGATCCAGTGCGACAACCCGTTCCTGCCGGCGTCGATCGCGGCGGCCTGCGCGACCAACAACATCAAGAGCTTCCAGTACGGCACGGCGAACGCCATCTTCCCGGCCAACATCAACGTGCACCCGACGCGCACGCAGCGCCGCTTCGTCGTCGGCGCGGACGGCAAGTTCAACCTGTTCGGCAAGGAATGGTCGTACGACGCCTACGCGGAACACGGCGAGAACACGACGAACATCAACGTCCACGACATCACGCTGAACACGCGCTACAACAACGCGATCGACGCCGTGCGCGATGCCAGCGGCAAGATCGTCTGCCGCAACGCCGTCGCCGCCGCGAACGGTTGCGTGCCGCTGAACATCATCGGCAACAACCCGGTCGATCCGGCCGCCTGGGGCTATATCGCGCCGGCCGCCGGCCCGATCCAGCGCACGACGCAAAGCCAGGACGTGGCCAGCGCCAACTTCAACGGCGAGATCTGGGAAGGCTGGGCGGGTCCGCTGTCGATGGCGACGGGTGCCGAATGGCGCCGCGAGAAGTACGACGTGCACGGCGACCCGTACGGCGCCGGCGTCTCGCCCGATTCGATCGGCGGCGCCGCGTACCCCGCCGACCCGACCCTCAACAGCACGGTCGGCAACAACTGGTATGCCGGCAACTATCACAACGGCGTGGGCGCGTACAACGTGCGCGAGGCGTACGTCGAGCTGAACCTGCCCGTGCTGAAGTCGGACACGTGGGGCGAAGCGAACCTGAACCTCGCCGATCGCCAGACCAAGTACAGCACCGCCGGCAGCGTCAGCAGCTGGAAGATCGGCGCCACGTGGAAGACGCCGATCGACGGCCTGCGCTTCCGCGCCGTCAGCTCGAAGGACGTGCGCGCACCGAACCTCTCCGAACTGTTCGCGGCGCCGGTCGTCGTCAACAACCAGGTGCAGTACCAGGGCAACACGGTCAGCGTGCAGCAGCGCACCGTCGGCAACACGAAGCTCCGTCCGGAAATCGCGCGCAACAACTCGTTCGGCATCGTGCTGAGCCAGCCGAGCTGGGCGCCGGGCTTCTCAACGTCGCTCGACTACTACGACATCAAGGTCAACGACGTGATCTCGACCTTGTCGATCCAGCAGGAAGTCGACCTGTGCGTGGCCGGCAACCAGGAGATCTGCCAGGCGATGGTGCTGAACAGCCCGGGCAACAACTACGTCACGGTGCAGAACTTCAATCTCGCTTCGCTGCACCTGAAGGGCTTCGACATCGAGTCGGCGTACCGCACGAACCTCGACAAATTCAGCCTGCCGGGCCGATTCACAGTGCGCGCGCTGGCCACCCGCACGCTGCACTTCATCACGGATTCGGGCGTCGTCGGCACGATCCCGTCGGAAGGCGCTGGGGTCAACCTGGGCAACACGCCGAAGTGGAAGGTGCTCGCCACGCAGACGTGGGATGGGCTACTGAGCGATAAACTCAGCCTGACCCTGACCGAGCGCTGGTTCAGCGACGGCAAGTACAGCAACGAGTACATCGAGTGCCAGACCAGCTGCCCGACGTCGACCCTGATCCACCCGACCATCTACAACAACAAGATGAAGGGCGCGACCTACATCGACTTCGGCGGCAGCTACAACGTGTCGAAGCAGCTGATGGTCTACTTCAAGATCGACAACCTGGCGGACCGCGATCCGGAACCGGCACCGCAGGCCAACCCGAGCTTCGCGATCAATCCTGCCCTGTACGACGTCGTGGGACGCACCTACCGCGCCGGCCTGCGCTACAACTTCTGA
- a CDS encoding GntP family permease: MWNLLSVLLAVGLLTVMIAWGKIQPLLAFVVAAIVAALMLGMPAAKIPGAIEKGIGDLLGSLVVVICLGAVFGKLIADSGAARRIAISLVDRLGMARIPVAMTVTGFVVGMPLYYNVGFVLMIPLIFSLVYQSGRPAVALGMPLLAGLSIAHGFLPPHPSATALVVAVHADMGKTLLYGLVVAIPTLIIAGPIFAMSLKHIRAEPAPMFRTAQQAIPDSELPGTFNSFVTALLPVVVLGALTLVTMVRPDLSKPLAFLSSPLVVMLLSYGVAVVTLGIGRGQPFSKTTDSAAGALREISPILMIIAGAGGLKQVLIDSGVSAELGTQLAHMPVHPLLLGWAVATLIRVCLGSATVAGITAAGVVGPLVESSGVDPNLMVLAVGAGSLMFSHVNDSGFWMFKEYFGLSLKDTFRSWTMMETIVGVFGLLFVMLLSLFVTQG, from the coding sequence ATGTGGAACCTGCTGTCAGTACTACTGGCGGTCGGCCTGCTGACGGTGATGATCGCGTGGGGCAAGATTCAGCCGCTCCTCGCGTTCGTCGTCGCAGCCATCGTCGCCGCCTTGATGCTCGGGATGCCTGCCGCGAAGATCCCGGGCGCCATCGAAAAGGGGATCGGTGACCTGCTCGGGTCCCTGGTCGTCGTGATCTGCCTGGGCGCCGTGTTCGGCAAGCTGATCGCCGACAGCGGCGCGGCCCGGCGCATCGCCATCAGCCTTGTCGACCGGCTCGGCATGGCGCGGATTCCGGTGGCGATGACCGTCACCGGCTTCGTCGTCGGCATGCCGCTGTACTACAACGTCGGCTTCGTGCTGATGATCCCCCTGATCTTCTCGCTCGTGTACCAGTCGGGCCGCCCGGCCGTGGCGCTGGGCATGCCGCTGCTGGCGGGCCTGTCGATCGCGCACGGCTTCCTGCCGCCGCACCCGTCCGCGACTGCACTCGTCGTCGCCGTGCACGCGGACATGGGCAAGACGCTGCTGTACGGTCTCGTCGTCGCGATCCCGACCTTGATCATCGCGGGGCCGATCTTCGCCATGTCGCTGAAACACATCCGCGCGGAGCCCGCGCCGATGTTCCGCACCGCGCAGCAGGCGATTCCCGACAGCGAGCTGCCGGGCACCTTCAACAGCTTCGTGACGGCACTGCTGCCCGTCGTGGTGCTGGGCGCCCTCACGCTCGTCACGATGGTCCGTCCGGACCTGTCCAAGCCGCTCGCGTTTCTATCCAGTCCGCTCGTCGTGATGCTGCTGTCGTACGGCGTCGCGGTCGTCACGCTGGGTATCGGCCGCGGCCAGCCGTTCTCGAAAACGACGGACAGCGCCGCGGGCGCGCTGCGCGAGATCTCGCCGATCCTGATGATCATCGCCGGTGCCGGTGGATTGAAACAGGTGCTGATCGATTCCGGCGTCAGCGCGGAACTGGGCACGCAGCTCGCGCACATGCCCGTGCATCCGCTGCTGCTCGGCTGGGCCGTCGCGACGCTGATCCGCGTATGCCTCGGTTCCGCGACGGTGGCCGGCATCACGGCGGCCGGCGTCGTCGGTCCGCTCGTGGAGAGCTCAGGCGTCGACCCGAACCTGATGGTCCTCGCGGTCGGTGCGGGGAGCCTCATGTTCAGTCACGTGAACGATTCCGGCTTCTGGATGTTCAAGGAATACTTCGGCCTGTCGCTGAAGGATACGTTCCGCTCGTGGACGATGATGGAGACCATCGTCGGCGTGTTCGGACTGCTGTTCGTGATGTTGTTGTCGCTGTTCGTCACTCAAGGATAA
- a CDS encoding putative glycolipid-binding domain-containing protein gives MKRSYRWATEQGGGLEHVELDTGDAGVTAEGVLIGPAGGRLFACSYLLCCDEQWRVRRLDVHVAGKGRVSLRADGAGNWLDADGTPLPALQGCTDVDLSGSPFTNTLPIRRLGDALQARQEIRVAYVDLPKLDVQPVAQAYTRVAPDRVRFESLSRPFAADLDVDDDGLVLRYEGLFTRVAG, from the coding sequence ATGAAACGCAGCTATCGCTGGGCAACGGAGCAGGGTGGCGGCCTGGAGCATGTCGAACTGGACACCGGGGACGCCGGCGTGACGGCGGAAGGCGTCCTCATCGGCCCGGCCGGCGGTCGGTTGTTTGCCTGCAGTTATCTGTTGTGCTGCGACGAACAATGGCGCGTGCGCCGTCTCGACGTGCATGTCGCGGGCAAGGGGAGAGTGAGCCTGCGCGCCGACGGGGCCGGCAACTGGCTTGACGCGGATGGCACCCCGCTGCCGGCGCTGCAGGGCTGCACGGACGTCGACCTGTCCGGCAGTCCGTTCACGAACACGTTGCCGATCCGGCGCCTCGGCGACGCGCTGCAAGCGCGCCAGGAAATCCGCGTCGCGTACGTCGACCTGCCCAAGCTCGACGTCCAGCCGGTTGCGCAGGCTTACACGCGCGTCGCGCCCGACCGGGTGCGGTTCGAAAGCCTGTCCCGCCCGTTCGCCGCCGACCTCGACGTCGACGACGACGGCCTCGTACTGCGTTACGAGGGGTTGTTTACGCGCGTCGCGGGTTGA
- a CDS encoding gluconokinase: MASPSDVTNPSGEGRRWVIMGVCGCGKSTIAAALAAAFDVAFLEGDAYHPAPNVVKMSAGIPLTDDDRAGWLQALANEIGAARERGTGVVVSCSALKRRYRDMLRQADPNLRFAHLQGPRGMIAARMQTRIGHYMPITLLDSQLRDLEPLQPDEAGITLDITQPPEDLVASIIASINQ; the protein is encoded by the coding sequence ATGGCATCACCAAGCGATGTAACCAACCCCTCGGGCGAAGGCCGCCGCTGGGTCATCATGGGCGTCTGCGGCTGCGGCAAGAGCACGATCGCTGCCGCCCTCGCCGCGGCGTTCGACGTTGCCTTCCTCGAGGGCGACGCGTATCACCCGGCGCCCAACGTGGTCAAGATGTCGGCGGGCATCCCGCTGACGGACGACGACCGCGCCGGCTGGCTGCAGGCCCTGGCCAACGAGATCGGCGCCGCGCGCGAACGCGGCACGGGCGTCGTCGTATCGTGCTCGGCGCTCAAGCGGCGCTACCGCGACATGCTGCGCCAAGCCGACCCGAATCTGCGCTTTGCCCACTTGCAAGGTCCGCGCGGCATGATCGCGGCACGCATGCAGACGCGTATCGGCCACTACATGCCGATCACCCTGCTGGACAGCCAGCTGCGCGACCTCGAGCCGCTGCAGCCGGACGAAGCCGGCATCACCCTGGACATTACCCAGCCACCAGAAGACCTGGTGGCCAGCATCATCGCATCGATCAATCAATAA
- a CDS encoding glycosyl hydrolase family 28-related protein, whose product MKTTLSTLLRPLPAALTLAFVLAAPASAASVSAFQTMPEDPHAVVVRAKGDGRTDDTAAIQQAIDAAANKGEGGVVFLPSGRYRITKSILIPLAVRVYGVGATRPVFVLAPKTPGFQQGVANMVIFTGGDQYTVGKVPMPVAGAVGADKDVRDANSATFYSVLSNVDFEIGDGNPAATGVRMHTAQHSNLSHIDFHIGSGLAGVYHVGNIAYDLKFHGGRYGILAEKTSPAWQFTLVDATFDGQRDAAIREHEAGLTLDNVDIRDTPVGIDIDRGYGDWLYAKNVRFENVAKAAVVISNEDNVYTQIAFDHASAKNVPTFAKFRDSGKTLAGAGRTYEVTELNYGMKLDQLGAPGRFTTNYKTGPIGKTAPQRVLKALPPTKEWANVHTFGAKGDGRADDTAAIQKAIDSNRVVYLPQGFYMVNDTIRMKPDTVIVGLHPGLTQLVLPNGSPLFQGVDTPKALLESARGGAGIVSGIGLATGEVNNRAVALLWRAGEQSLVDDVRIQGGHGTRLYDGTRADPYKKTERWDTTQWWDRQYPSVWVTDGGGGTFTGIWSPSGYAQAGFYVTNTKTPGRVYELSAEHHIRNEIVLDGVENWSFYAPQTEEEVRDGMDSVSLDIRNSKNILIANYHGYRVTRSIKPAVTAVRIANSSDIRFRNVHVNGESGFATCDENGCTTYARASKYPYENAITDVTHNIQVREREFAILDYTGQQASAPAPMGKVEKVADGFYSVAGAAVDSHGKLYFIDRHFKRIHAWSRDRGLEIVRDAPLDPINLAIDRSGNVMVVSHYGPSASVYAFKPDVAPTPDGYTMIKPTAAASRADARVAIPVNFWQNGEFQDQIDPKTYEFTTLSEMFARDVAKPKAQEYVSPDGSLVLPAWRVTRQGPTDHMGYRWSDTLDTHGFTSARVGERVIFTNGSENRTFSGLVGQGGAITDLKQVADRGGESATLGPDGNVYVANGQVFIYGPDGKERGRIDVPERPLQLLFGGADKRTLFILTHHSLYTSHVD is encoded by the coding sequence ATGAAGACTACGCTTTCAACGCTTTTACGCCCGCTTCCGGCCGCATTGACGCTGGCGTTCGTGCTTGCCGCACCAGCATCCGCCGCCTCCGTATCGGCTTTCCAGACCATGCCCGAAGACCCGCACGCCGTCGTCGTGCGCGCGAAGGGCGACGGCAGGACGGACGACACGGCCGCCATCCAGCAGGCCATCGACGCCGCCGCCAACAAGGGCGAAGGCGGCGTCGTGTTCCTGCCGTCGGGCCGCTACCGCATCACGAAGAGCATCCTGATCCCGCTCGCCGTGCGCGTGTACGGCGTGGGCGCGACGCGTCCCGTGTTCGTGCTGGCGCCGAAGACGCCGGGCTTCCAGCAGGGCGTCGCCAACATGGTGATCTTCACCGGCGGCGACCAGTACACGGTGGGCAAGGTGCCGATGCCCGTTGCCGGCGCCGTCGGCGCGGACAAGGACGTGCGCGACGCGAACTCCGCCACCTTCTATTCCGTGCTGTCGAACGTCGACTTCGAGATCGGCGACGGCAACCCGGCCGCCACCGGCGTGCGCATGCACACGGCGCAGCACTCGAACCTGTCGCACATCGATTTCCATATCGGCAGCGGCCTCGCCGGCGTCTACCACGTCGGCAACATCGCGTACGACCTGAAATTCCACGGCGGCCGCTACGGCATCCTGGCCGAAAAAACGTCGCCCGCGTGGCAGTTCACCCTCGTCGACGCGACGTTCGACGGCCAGCGCGACGCCGCCATCCGCGAGCACGAGGCCGGACTCACGCTGGACAACGTCGACATCCGCGACACCCCGGTCGGCATCGACATCGACCGCGGCTACGGCGACTGGCTGTACGCGAAGAACGTCCGCTTCGAGAACGTGGCGAAGGCCGCCGTCGTCATCAGCAACGAGGACAACGTCTACACGCAGATCGCATTCGACCACGCCAGCGCGAAGAACGTGCCGACCTTCGCGAAGTTCCGCGACAGCGGCAAGACCCTCGCGGGCGCCGGCCGCACGTACGAGGTCACGGAACTCAACTACGGCATGAAGCTGGACCAGCTGGGCGCGCCGGGCCGCTTCACGACCAACTACAAGACGGGGCCCATCGGTAAAACTGCACCGCAGCGCGTGCTGAAAGCGCTGCCGCCCACGAAAGAATGGGCCAACGTGCACACATTCGGCGCGAAGGGCGACGGCCGCGCGGACGACACGGCCGCCATCCAGAAAGCCATCGACAGCAACCGCGTCGTGTACCTGCCGCAGGGCTTCTACATGGTCAACGACACGATCCGCATGAAGCCGGACACCGTCATCGTCGGCCTGCACCCGGGCCTGACGCAGCTCGTGCTGCCGAACGGCTCGCCCCTGTTCCAGGGCGTCGACACGCCGAAGGCGCTGCTGGAAAGCGCACGCGGCGGCGCGGGCATCGTGTCCGGCATCGGCCTCGCGACGGGTGAAGTCAACAACCGCGCCGTCGCGCTGCTGTGGCGCGCAGGCGAGCAGTCGCTGGTCGACGACGTGCGCATCCAGGGCGGCCACGGCACGCGCCTGTACGACGGCACCCGCGCCGATCCGTACAAGAAGACGGAGCGATGGGATACGACCCAGTGGTGGGACCGCCAGTACCCGAGCGTCTGGGTGACGGACGGCGGCGGCGGCACGTTCACCGGCATCTGGTCGCCCAGCGGCTATGCGCAGGCGGGCTTCTACGTGACGAACACGAAGACGCCGGGCCGCGTGTACGAACTCTCGGCCGAGCACCACATCCGCAACGAGATCGTGCTGGACGGCGTGGAGAACTGGTCGTTCTATGCGCCGCAGACGGAAGAAGAAGTCCGCGACGGCATGGATTCCGTGTCGCTCGATATCCGGAATTCGAAAAACATCCTGATCGCGAACTACCACGGCTACCGCGTCACCCGCTCCATCAAGCCGGCCGTCACGGCCGTGCGCATCGCGAACTCCAGCGACATCCGCTTCCGCAACGTGCACGTGAACGGCGAGAGCGGCTTCGCCACCTGCGACGAGAACGGCTGCACGACCTATGCGCGTGCGTCCAAGTACCCGTACGAGAACGCGATCACCGACGTCACGCACAACATCCAGGTGCGCGAGCGCGAATTCGCGATCCTCGACTACACGGGCCAGCAGGCGAGCGCCCCGGCGCCGATGGGCAAGGTCGAAAAGGTCGCGGACGGCTTCTATTCCGTCGCCGGCGCCGCCGTGGACTCCCACGGCAAGCTGTACTTCATCGACCGCCACTTCAAGCGCATCCACGCATGGAGCCGCGACCGCGGCCTGGAGATCGTGCGCGACGCCCCGCTCGACCCGATCAACCTTGCCATCGACCGCAGCGGCAATGTGATGGTCGTGTCGCACTACGGCCCGAGCGCGAGCGTCTACGCCTTCAAGCCGGACGTGGCGCCGACGCCGGACGGCTACACGATGATCAAGCCGACGGCCGCCGCATCGCGTGCCGATGCGCGCGTGGCCATCCCCGTCAACTTCTGGCAGAACGGCGAATTCCAGGACCAGATCGATCCGAAGACCTACGAATTCACTACCTTGAGCGAGATGTTCGCCCGCGACGTCGCGAAGCCGAAGGCGCAGGAATACGTGTCGCCGGACGGCAGCCTCGTGCTCCCGGCATGGCGCGTGACGCGCCAGGGTCCGACGGACCACATGGGCTACCGCTGGTCCGACACGCTGGACACCCACGGCTTCACGAGCGCCCGCGTGGGCGAGCGCGTGATCTTCACGAACGGTTCCGAGAACCGCACGTTCAGCGGTCTCGTGGGCCAGGGCGGCGCCATCACGGACCTGAAGCAGGTCGCCGACCGCGGCGGCGAAAGCGCGACCTTGGGCCCGGACGGCAACGTCTACGTCGCCAACGGCCAGGTGTTCATCTACGGCCCGGACGGCAAGGAGCGCGGCCGCATCGACGTGCCGGAGCGTCCGCTGCAACTGCTCTTCGGCGGTGCCGACAAGCGCACCTTGTTCATCCTGACGCACCACAGCCTGTACACGAGCCATGTGGACTAA
- a CDS encoding alpha/beta hydrolase has product MWTKRLIVSGVLALGCAGSALAQQAVQLWPDGAPGSEKRHGEPEKLTDGAYVSNVHDPSLTVLRADPRHANGAAIVVVPGGGHRMLVFQNEGVVAAKLLNRMGVTAFVLKYRLARDPDSAGYSIEGDGAADLRRAVRWVRAHAGDYGIDPQRVGIMGFSAGGELVSLVADNPEPAQRGKADALDRQSARPDFQVLVYPGPLGSPASTVDGAPPAFLVAGSRDTCCMPPTITLYQQLVKAGVSAELHLYADTDHAFNVGQRGERISLQHWPDRLADWLADGGWLIPRSIGSNSRKPEGVPAP; this is encoded by the coding sequence ATGTGGACTAAGCGCCTGATCGTCTCCGGCGTGCTGGCGCTGGGCTGCGCCGGCAGTGCCCTCGCCCAGCAGGCCGTTCAGCTGTGGCCCGACGGCGCGCCCGGTTCCGAAAAGCGCCACGGCGAGCCCGAGAAGCTGACGGACGGTGCGTATGTCAGCAACGTGCACGACCCGTCGCTGACGGTGCTGCGCGCGGATCCGCGGCATGCGAACGGCGCGGCGATCGTCGTCGTGCCGGGTGGCGGGCATCGCATGCTCGTGTTCCAGAACGAGGGCGTCGTGGCGGCCAAGCTGCTGAACCGCATGGGCGTCACGGCCTTCGTATTGAAATACCGGCTGGCGCGCGATCCCGATTCCGCCGGCTACAGCATCGAAGGCGACGGCGCGGCCGACCTGCGGCGCGCCGTGCGCTGGGTGCGCGCGCATGCGGGAGACTATGGCATCGATCCGCAGCGCGTGGGCATCATGGGTTTCTCGGCGGGCGGTGAACTCGTGTCGCTCGTCGCCGACAATCCCGAGCCTGCACAACGCGGAAAAGCCGATGCGCTGGACCGCCAGAGCGCGCGCCCGGACTTCCAGGTGCTCGTGTATCCCGGGCCGCTGGGTTCTCCCGCCAGCACCGTGGACGGGGCGCCGCCCGCGTTCCTCGTCGCCGGCTCGCGCGACACGTGCTGCATGCCGCCGACCATCACGCTGTACCAGCAACTGGTAAAAGCCGGCGTGTCGGCCGAGCTGCACCTGTACGCGGACACGGACCACGCGTTCAACGTGGGCCAGCGCGGCGAACGCATCTCGCTGCAGCACTGGCCGGATCGCCTGGCGGACTGGCTCGCCGACGGCGGCTGGCTCATCCCGCGCAGTATCGGGAGTAATTCGCGCAAGCCGGAAGGCGTACCCGCACCTTGA